AGAGAAAAAACCTGGATTATCCGGAACAGCATCAACCAGAACTTCCGCAGCCTTGAGAGGATGGGTTGCAATGAGCTGTGGTCCCGGATCGGGCATCTCTGTTACAAGGCCCTTGATCCAATTGTTGAGTTCTTCCTGCAGTACAGCCTGGCTCTTTGTCGTTCCGATATTTTCCCTTTGAATTACTTTAAGATAGTGTGCAATCCGTGAAACCATAAAGATATAGGGCAATCTCGAATTAACACGCATATTAGCAGTAACAATGGGATCATCGTACTCCTGAGGTCTCTGTGAAGAGTTTGCAGAAAAGAAACATGCATAATTTCTGTTTTTGTAAAAAGAGAGCGGAATAAATCCTTCATTGGCAAATTCAAACTCTCTTGTTTCCGGAATAAGTATTTCGGTTGGAATTTTCATCTGAGTACCTTTTCCGACATCAAAGAAATGTACCGGCAGGTCCTCTACCTTTCCGCCCGACTCAGGTCCACGGATCTGAACACACCATCCATTATCAATGAATGATCTGACCATATTTGCAGCGAATGCAAATGAACTGTTACCCCAGAGATATTTGTTATGATCTTCTCCGGTGATTTTCTCAGTGTAGTTAAATTCCTTTACCGGAATAGTATCGGGACCGTACGGGAGCCTCAGAGCAAATCTTGGCAGTGTAAGCCCTACATAACGGGAATCTTCAGTTTTTCTGAATGCATTCCATCTCATGAATTCAGATCTGTCCATGAAGGTGTGTAAATCTTCTATTTTCGGGAGATCATGAATATCATCTTTCCCAAAAAACTTTGGCGTCACAGAGCCAACAAAAGGACAATGACAAGCGGCAGCGACTTTAGAAATATTCTGCAAAAACCCGATATCTTCTGGGCCGCTTCCAAACTCATAGTTGGAAATCATAACACCGTAAGGCTCTCCACCCGGTGTGTCGTATTCATCAGTATATACCTGCTTATACAAGCCAGACTGAATAATCTCAGCAGCATCCTCGAAATCCTCGATGAGTTCATCTTTAGCCATGTCAAGAACATCGATTTTGACGTTTTTCCTGAAATCAGTTCTATCAACTAGAAACTTCAAACTTCTCCAGGCAGACTCCATCTTCTGGAAATCAGGGTGATGCAGCACCTCATCAAGCTGATCAGAAATTTTACTGTCGATATCGGCAATGATCTGATCAAGAACGGTTTTGTCAATCTTATCAATTGTTAAACCGCTCTGAATAACACTATCCATAAAGAAACTCAGCGCAGCACCGATTCTCTCATTGGTTTTGCTCTCAGCAAGTGCTGCTGCATCAGAGTAGGCCATTACATCTACAGCATCCTGCGGAACAGTCAGATCCATTGTCTGGTAGATAAAGTCCAGACAATTTTCAGTTGGCACTGAATTGTCCTGTGTTTCCTTTTCTTCTACTGCCATATAAATCACTCCTTATTTTACATTCTAAACTGATATGCATTAATCTGATTAGTCCTTGCGCGCTGTTAAGCGTCCTGTTCTTCTTTCTCCGAAGTTTCCTCAGGAACAATGTTTTTAAGCTGCTCCATCAACGCTTTTGTGGCATCACCATCTTTAAGGATTGTTTCCAGTCTCTTTCTGAACTCTCTGTTGTCGAGAAGATTTGATTTTAAATCTTTCACCAGATTTCTGGCAGCTAACAAACGACTTATT
This is a stretch of genomic DNA from Chitinispirillum alkaliphilum. It encodes these proteins:
- a CDS encoding type VI secretion system protein ImpC → MAVEEKETQDNSVPTENCLDFIYQTMDLTVPQDAVDVMAYSDAAALAESKTNERIGAALSFFMDSVIQSGLTIDKIDKTVLDQIIADIDSKISDQLDEVLHHPDFQKMESAWRSLKFLVDRTDFRKNVKIDVLDMAKDELIEDFEDAAEIIQSGLYKQVYTDEYDTPGGEPYGVMISNYEFGSGPEDIGFLQNISKVAAACHCPFVGSVTPKFFGKDDIHDLPKIEDLHTFMDRSEFMRWNAFRKTEDSRYVGLTLPRFALRLPYGPDTIPVKEFNYTEKITGEDHNKYLWGNSSFAFAANMVRSFIDNGWCVQIRGPESGGKVEDLPVHFFDVGKGTQMKIPTEILIPETREFEFANEGFIPLSFYKNRNYACFFSANSSQRPQEYDDPIVTANMRVNSRLPYIFMVSRIAHYLKVIQRENIGTTKSQAVLQEELNNWIKGLVTEMPDPGPQLIATHPLKAAEVLVDAVPDNPGFFSVSLSVMPHFQIEGIDINLSLVSQMPKGK